The DNA sequence GCCAGACGAAGGAGCGTGCGCACGAGTCCGGCGAACTCACCCCGGATTTGTTCGCGGACTTCAACGGCATCCCGAAGGATGTGGATAAGACTGAGTTCTATCAACACGACCAGAATTGGTCGAACCGCATGATCCTCGGCGACTCCCTGCAGGTAATGGCGAGCCTTGCCGAGCGCGAGGGCCTGCGAGGTAAGGTGCAGTGCATCTATCTCGATCCGCCATACGGCATTAAGTTCAACAGCAATTTCCAGTGGTCAACGACCAGCCGGGACGTGAAGGACGGCAATTTTAGCCACATCACCCGCGAACCGGAGCAGGTCAAAGCCTTCCGCGACACGTGGCGCGACGGCATCCACAGCTACCTCACCTACCTCCGCGACCGCTTCACCGTCGCTCGTGACCTACTCACTGAGTCGGGCTCCATCTTCGTGCAGATTGGTGCTGAAAACGTCCACCGCGTGCGGGCCGTCATGGATGAGGTGTTTGGAGACAGCAACCATATTGCGACCATCAGTTTCCAAAAAACGGGCTCGACCGATCAGTCACTTGTGCCGCAAACGGTGGACTATCTTCTCGTCTTCGCGAAGGGCATTGAGAACGTCAAATATCGGCAGCTCTACCTGGAAAGGGCTCGTGGAACTCTTGCCCTGGAAAGGTATGACACGGTTTTGGAGGACGACGGTTCAATTCGACCGATCACGCGAGATGAAGTGGCGAAAAACGAACTCGTGGGGAAGGGTTTTCGTGCCCAACTGACTTCACTTACAAGTGCTCGGCCTGCCGGCGAAGGGGACTTACGTGAGTTTACCTTTAACGGCATCTCATACTCACCTGGTGCGGGCACGTTCAAGAGTGATCTTGAAGGATTGCGCCGCCTTGCAGCCGCGGGACGTGCTCGACCCGCCGGTCGCACGCTCCGCTACCTTCGTCGCGTCGATGATTTTCCGGTCGTGCCGATAAATGACCGATGGGAGTCTGTGCAGCTTGGAACTGGATTAACCTATGTCGTGCAAACGAGCACCAAGGTCATTGAGCGTTGCATCCTCATGGCAACCGACCCCGGCGACCTCGTGCTCGACCCGACCTGCGGTTCTGGTACCACCGCCACTGTGGCAGAGCAATGGGGCCGCCGCTGGATCACGATTGACACCTCGCGGGTGGCGTTGGCGCTGGCGCGCGCTCGAATCATGGGTGCACGCTATCCATTTTATCTACTAGCTGATTCCCGCGAGGGTCAGATCAAGGAAGCCGAAGTCATTCGTACCGCGCCGTCCTCACAGGTGGTACGTGGCAACATCCGTCACGGCTTCGTCTACGAGCGCGTGCCGCATATCACCCTTAAGTCGATCACCAACAACGCTGAGATTGACGTCATCTGGGGAACTTGGCAGGTGGAGTTGGGGCCGTTGCGTGAAAAGCTGAACGTCGCACTCAAGCAGCGGTGGCAGGAATGGGAAATCCCCCA is a window from the Pseudomonadota bacterium genome containing:
- a CDS encoding site-specific DNA-methyltransferase, whose protein sequence is MAKKPAAGKTVEALKHDEAKRKNIPTAEYQSVLQKEQENPVRIAYERRNRDLDPQFVWRGKDEKDWSDLVVHAPPLYIQEKVHPKVLIDDLLRQTKERAHESGELTPDLFADFNGIPKDVDKTEFYQHDQNWSNRMILGDSLQVMASLAEREGLRGKVQCIYLDPPYGIKFNSNFQWSTTSRDVKDGNFSHITREPEQVKAFRDTWRDGIHSYLTYLRDRFTVARDLLTESGSIFVQIGAENVHRVRAVMDEVFGDSNHIATISFQKTGSTDQSLVPQTVDYLLVFAKGIENVKYRQLYLERARGTLALERYDTVLEDDGSIRPITRDEVAKNELVGKGFRAQLTSLTSARPAGEGDLREFTFNGISYSPGAGTFKSDLEGLRRLAAAGRARPAGRTLRYLRRVDDFPVVPINDRWESVQLGTGLTYVVQTSTKVIERCILMATDPGDLVLDPTCGSGTTATVAEQWGRRWITIDTSRVALALARARIMGARYPFYLLADSREGQIKEAEVIRTAPSSQVVRGNIRHGFVYERVPHITLKSITNNAEIDVIWGTWQVELGPLREKLNVALKQRWQEWEIPHDGDAKWSASAKKLHADWWQARVGRQKEIDASITAKADFEYLYDRPYEDRRKVRVAGPFTVESLSPHRVLGVDENDELIDGLADPGNDYGAKQSFPQMILENLKTSGVQQAHKEDRITFTALTPWPGELVCAEGRYIEGDAEKRAAIFIGPEFGTVTRPDLVATAREAGDANFDVLIACAFNYEAHATEFSKLGRIPVLKARMNADLHMAEDLKNTGKGNLFVIFGEPDITILPADGGKLRVKVNGVDVFHPNTGEVRSDGPDGIACWFIDTDYNEESFFVRHAYFLGANDPYGALKTTLKAEIDQEAWATLNSDTSRAFDKPKSGRIAVKVINHLGDEVMKVFAVK